The genome window CGGGACGCTCGGCCACGTCGGCGAACAACCCTCGGGCGACAAAGGGAGCCGTGTTGAGATCGGCAAACGCGCGCTTGAGGGGTTGGCTCATCGCGCTCACGACGCGCTTGATGGTTACGTCTTGCTCGCTCCGGTTAAAGCCTTCCTGATGGGCGAAGTCGAGCGCGGCCATGCGCAGATTTTCGACGTCGCTTTGTTGACCGATCAGTCCCAGCGCAAGGCGATCGTAGATTTCGTAAATCTTGGGTGCCTGCCGTCGAACCGCGAAGAGGAGCGTGCCTTCTTTGGTGGCGACCGCGATCACAGGGGTGCCACCGCTCAGGCGTTCTTCGATAAAGCTCGATCGTGTGCTGATCGTCTCGTGCCAATCAAACGGGGGCATCATGTCAGAGGGTTCTACTCCATTTTCCGCCCGCGTGATGCGGCGACCTTACTTGGGCACAACCCAGATGTTGCGAAACTCGACCGGACTGCCATGGTCTTGCAGCATCAACGGGAGCTTTGGCGCGTGATACGCGTACTTGGCCACCGCGCGGTACGCCGTTTGGCCCATGACCTTGGTCTTATTGAGCACGCGCACGCCATTGAAGACGAGCGTCACCGTGGCCGGGCTCTTCAGCGAGCCATCCATGGCAAAGACCGGCGCGACAAAGTCGATGTCGTAGGTTTGCCATTCGCCTTGCGGTCGGCACGGGTTCGAGCTCGGCGGAGTTTGTCCGTAGATGGACCCCGCGTGACCATCGGCGTACGTCACGTTGTTAAAGCAGTTGAGAATCTGGATCTCGTATTCGCCCATGAGGAAGACGCCGCTGTTGCCGCTGCCTTGATCCTTGTAGTTGTCAACCGGCGTGCGCCATTCGATGTGATACCGTCCGCTGCCAAACGCTTCTTTGGTCAGGTTTGCTCCTTGCTGCACCTGCAAGTCGCCGTTGGCCAGCTTCCAACTCGGGTTGCTCCATGTGGGTACGACCGCGCCCATCGGGGCCGGTACCGGCTTGCCATCCCATGCGACAGGATTCTTCTTCCTGGGATGCGGACGCTCCTTATCGTGAACGCGCCACTTGGTGCCGGGGATGATCGGCGTGTCGCTGAAACCCGGTCGGTCGTCAATCAAGATCGTCGCGGCGAGAGCAAGGGCGGTGAGCATTTCTTTAGTTCTCAAGAGGGCCTACTTGTACCTTAACGATATCGTCGGCCATTTGGGTAACAGTTGAGCCTTCCGAGGTGCGAAGTTTTTCGATCAGCGCATCCAAATAGGCGCCATCAACCGGACCGTGGTATTCGGAACCGACCTGAATCAAAGGCGCGCGGTCGCAGGCGTTGAGGCATTCCACCTCGTGCAACGTGAAGATTCCGTCGGCGGTGGTCTCGCCGAAGCCGATGCCAAGTTTGTTTTTGAGATATTCGGCGATGGGGTATGCGCCGCACACTTGGCAGCTTAGGCAGGTGCACACTTCGATCATGTGCTTGCCGACCGCGTGGGCCGTGTTATACATCGAGTAGAACGTCGCCACGCCTTCGACTTCGGCGTAGCTGCGGCTGAGGCGATGGGCGACCTCGGCGATGGCTTCGCCGCTCAGGTAGCCGCCGTACTCGCGTTGGGCAATCCAAAGTCCGGGCAGAATGCACGACTTCTTGTCGGGGTAGTGGGTGAGGAGCTGCTCCAGTTCGCGCACGGCTAGATCGCTAAAGCGAAGTTCTACTTCCTCGCTCCGGGGCGCGCGTGGTCGGTCGTTGGGGCTGCCAATCTGCAGGAGGTCACTCACAAGCTGTATTGTACTCAGGCGTTCCGCGCGCGCGGGTACCTTTATAGAGTGACGACGCGGACCGAATCCGACACAATGGGCACGCTTGAGGTGGATGCCTCGCGATACTGGGGCGCCCAAACCCAGCGCAGCATTCAAAACTTCCCAATTGGGCGCGACCGCTATCTGATGTTGCCGGCCGTGATTCGCGCGATGGGCATCCTTAAGAAAGGTGCCGCCCGCGCCAACGCCGACTTGGGGCAGCTCGACCCCAAGGTCGCCGAGCTGATTGTTCGAGCGGCGGACGAGGTGATTGCGGGGAAGCTAAACGACCACTTCCCGCTGGTCGTGTTCCAAACCGGGTCGGGCACGCAAAGCAATATGAACGCGAACGAGGTGATCTCGAATCGCGCCATTGATCTGGCGGAGGGCAAGCTGGGCAGCAAGGAGCCCGTCCACCCGAATGACCACGTGAACCGCGGTCAGAGCAGCAACGACACGTTTCCGACGGCGATGCACATCGCCGTGGTCGAAGAGATTCATCGGCACCTAATCCCCGGCGTTCAGGTTCTGCGCGACACGCTCGCGGCCAAGGCCGAAGAGTTTAAGGACATTTGCAAGGTCGGGCGCACCCACTTGCAAGACGCAACGCCCATCACGCTGGGTCAAGAAATCGGTGCGTGGGTGGCGCAAATTGACTACGCCATGGCCGAGGTTGCGCACGCCGAGCAGGGTCTCTACGAATTGGCCATCGGCGGCACGGCCGTCGGAACGGGCCTCAACGCGCACCCGCAGTTCGGTGACTTGGCGGCGAAGTACTTTGCCGAAGAAACTGGGTTCCCGTTCGTTTCGGCCCCGAACAAGTTTGCCGCGCTTTCGGCTCACGATGCGCTGGTGCAGACCAGCGCGGCGTTGCGCACGCTCGCGGGCGGATTGATGAAGATGGCGAACGACGTGCGCTGGTTGGCGAGCGGCCCGCGCAACGGCATCGGCGAACTCACGATTCCGGAGAACGAGCCGGGCAGCTCGATTATGCCGGGCAAGGTGAACCCGACCCAATGCGAGGCGATTACGATGGTCGCCGTGCAAGTGTTTGGCAACGACGCGGCGGTGGCCTTCGCGGGTTCGCAGGGCAACTTCCAACTCAACGTATACAAGCCGGTGATGGTGCACAACGTGCTGACCTCGATTCAGCTCATCGGTGATGCGTGTCGCGCGTTCAACGATAACTGTGCAGTGGGATTAGAACCCAATCGGTCAAAAATTGATTCAAACCTGGCGAGTAATCTCATGCAGGTGACGGCGTTGAATCCGCACATCGGTTACGAGAAGTCGGCCAAGATCGCCAAGAAGGCGCACGTGGACGGGAGTACGCTCAAAGAGGCGGCCTTGGCCTTGGGCTTTTTGACCAGCGAAGAGTTTGACGAATGGGTGGTGCCGATGGACATGACCCACCCGAGCGCCTAACATGAACTTCGGATACATTCTCCTCGGCCTCGCTTTTGTCCTCATTTCGTGGGGCAGTTGGGCGATCATGAGTGCGTTCTTCGATCGCACGAAACCCGAAACCAAGCGCCTAGGCAAACTTTTGCGCGGCATGGTCACCGAGTTGCTGGGGCTCACCAGCTTTCTGGGCGGATACTTCAGCGACACCAAGGCGTCGTTTGCGTTCTTGGTGTTCTTTGGCGCGCTGTTCTTGGGCTCAGGGTCGGGGATGTTCCACGCCGTGCTGAGCGGTCGGCGCAGCCAAATCGAGGCTAACCTCGCTCAAGCTCAGCCGCCATCCGAAGAGACGCAACCGTAGCGCGTACGTCGTGCGTGCGCACATATTCGGCACCCCACGTGACCGCATAAAGTTGCGCGACCAGCGTGGCGGGCAAGCGGTCGTTGATGTCAGCCGGGGTCTCTTCGTTGCCCAGATAGCGGCCGATGAAGCTTTTGCGGCTGAGGCCAACCATGATGGGCAATCGCAACCGGCGGAACTGCCGAAGCTCTTGCAGTAGCTGTAGGTTGTGTTCGGTCGTCTTCCCAAATCCGAACCCGGGATCCACGATCAGGTGGTCGCGGTTGACTCCGGCGGCGACTAGCTCTTCGGCACGGTCGCTCAGCCAACTGCGAACGTCGGTCACCACCTCGGTGTAGGCCGGCGACATTTGCATGGTTTGCGGGTCACCCTGGTGGTGCATCAGGCAATACTTCACCTCGCTGGCGGCGATAATGTCCACCATACGCGGGTCATCGCCGCCGGAAACGTCGTTCACCATTTGCACGCCCAGCACAATGCCGCGGCGCGCGATTTCTGCTTTGCGTGTGTCGAGACTCACGGGGATGCCGAGTTCAATGAGGCGCGTGATGACTGGCTCAACCCGCTTCCATTCCTCTTCCAGTTCCACCGGCTCAGCGCCGGGGCGCGTGCTCTCACCACCAATGTCAATGTAGTCGGCGCCTTCCGCGCGCAACTGTTGCGCGGCCTCCACAGCTTGGTCAATCCCGAAGCTCTTTCCTCCATCGCTAAAGGAGTCGGGTGTCACATTGACGATGCCCAGAATTTTGGCGGCGAATTGGTTACTCAACGGTTTCTAATTCAAACAGGTCGTGGAGCGTTTTGACGGCGCGGTGAAGTTCAGACTCGGGAATGAGGCAACTAAGGCTCAAGTTCGAGTCGGTGGTTTGCAAAACGGGGACTTGGTTTTCGTGGAGGGCGCGGAGAACGCGATAGAAGACGCCGGGATTGCTCATGTATTCCTGGCCGACCACGCTCACCATCGTGCAACCTTCGGTCAAACTGATCGGCAACGTGGATAAGGGACCAAGTGGTTCCAAAAGCTTCGCCTGCGTTTCGGCTTCCAGCGACGGGCTGGCGCCGATCTGGAACATATACATGCTGCCTTGCACCGGAATCACGAGTCCATCGAGCAGGTCGAGGGCGGTCGGGTATTGGTCGCGCGGCACCGCGAATCCGATGCCGCTCGGCGACAGATTCATCATGTGCAGGTTCAAATTGTAGCGCGCCATCATCTCGTACACGCGGCTTTCAATGAGGGTGCGATGGTCCGAAGGCGCTTCGTGCAGATCGAACTGCAAGTACACGAGCTTGCCGGTGTGCGTCACGCCGGTGACGCGGTTGCGCTCGACTTGATCGCTGGGCACAACCTCGGTGCCGATGGCATCGCTAAACGTGCTCTTGACCCACAGCGGCATGCCGTACTTCATCGCGATCTCCGCCGCGCGGGGATGCAAAACTTTCGCGCCAAGGTGCGCGATCTCGGCGACCTCTTCGTAACTGATGCGCCGCAATGTACTGGCTTTCGGCACGTAGTCTGGGTCGGCGGTTTTCACGCCTTCCACGTCGGTGAAAATCTCGACCGCCGCGGCCTTTAGGGCCGCGCCAATCGCGGCGGCGGTGGTGTCGCTTCCACCCCGGCCCAGAGTGGTGAGCTCGCCGCCAGGGTGACCCGGCTCGGGCACGAACACGCCCTGAAATCCGCAGATCACCGGGATCGAGCGGTCCTCAATGCA of Chthonomonas sp. contains these proteins:
- a CDS encoding DUF1080 domain-containing protein; amino-acid sequence: MLTALALAATILIDDRPGFSDTPIIPGTKWRVHDKERPHPRKKNPVAWDGKPVPAPMGAVVPTWSNPSWKLANGDLQVQQGANLTKEAFGSGRYHIEWRTPVDNYKDQGSGNSGVFLMGEYEIQILNCFNNVTYADGHAGSIYGQTPPSSNPCRPQGEWQTYDIDFVAPVFAMDGSLKSPATVTLVFNGVRVLNKTKVMGQTAYRAVAKYAYHAPKLPLMLQDHGSPVEFRNIWVVPK
- a CDS encoding NAD(P)H-dependent oxidoreductase subunit E: MSDLLQIGSPNDRPRAPRSEEVELRFSDLAVRELEQLLTHYPDKKSCILPGLWIAQREYGGYLSGEAIAEVAHRLSRSYAEVEGVATFYSMYNTAHAVGKHMIEVCTCLSCQVCGAYPIAEYLKNKLGIGFGETTADGIFTLHEVECLNACDRAPLIQVGSEYHGPVDGAYLDALIEKLRTSEGSTVTQMADDIVKVQVGPLEN
- the fumC gene encoding class II fumarate hydratase: MTTRTESDTMGTLEVDASRYWGAQTQRSIQNFPIGRDRYLMLPAVIRAMGILKKGAARANADLGQLDPKVAELIVRAADEVIAGKLNDHFPLVVFQTGSGTQSNMNANEVISNRAIDLAEGKLGSKEPVHPNDHVNRGQSSNDTFPTAMHIAVVEEIHRHLIPGVQVLRDTLAAKAEEFKDICKVGRTHLQDATPITLGQEIGAWVAQIDYAMAEVAHAEQGLYELAIGGTAVGTGLNAHPQFGDLAAKYFAEETGFPFVSAPNKFAALSAHDALVQTSAALRTLAGGLMKMANDVRWLASGPRNGIGELTIPENEPGSSIMPGKVNPTQCEAITMVAVQVFGNDAAVAFAGSQGNFQLNVYKPVMVHNVLTSIQLIGDACRAFNDNCAVGLEPNRSKIDSNLASNLMQVTALNPHIGYEKSAKIAKKAHVDGSTLKEAALALGFLTSEEFDEWVVPMDMTHPSA
- the folP gene encoding dihydropteroate synthase, translating into MSNQFAAKILGIVNVTPDSFSDGGKSFGIDQAVEAAQQLRAEGADYIDIGGESTRPGAEPVELEEEWKRVEPVITRLIELGIPVSLDTRKAEIARRGIVLGVQMVNDVSGGDDPRMVDIIAASEVKYCLMHHQGDPQTMQMSPAYTEVVTDVRSWLSDRAEELVAAGVNRDHLIVDPGFGFGKTTEHNLQLLQELRQFRRLRLPIMVGLSRKSFIGRYLGNEETPADINDRLPATLVAQLYAVTWGAEYVRTHDVRATVASLRMAAELERG
- a CDS encoding aspartate kinase, giving the protein MKVKVMKFGGTSVATPEARRQSALRVISAKEQGYSPVVVVSAIGRRGAPYATDTLIGLLKEMDDTVEPDPREMDLMIACGEIFSSVIFAHLLKTLGHGAMAFRGGQAGIRTDGIYGNARIVAINPLAIQRCIEDRSIPVICGFQGVFVPEPGHPGGELTTLGRGGSDTTAAAIGAALKAAAVEIFTDVEGVKTADPDYVPKASTLRRISYEEVAEIAHLGAKVLHPRAAEIAMKYGMPLWVKSTFSDAIGTEVVPSDQVERNRVTGVTHTGKLVYLQFDLHEAPSDHRTLIESRVYEMMARYNLNLHMMNLSPSGIGFAVPRDQYPTALDLLDGLVIPVQGSMYMFQIGASPSLEAETQAKLLEPLGPLSTLPISLTEGCTMVSVVGQEYMSNPGVFYRVLRALHENQVPVLQTTDSNLSLSCLIPESELHRAVKTLHDLFELETVE